The Rhipicephalus sanguineus isolate Rsan-2018 chromosome 4, BIME_Rsan_1.4, whole genome shotgun sequence DNA window TTCCAACGAGAAGTACGGTCACTCGACACTGCACTGATCACGCGAACTCGCAACTCGAGAAGCTGTCGGTTCAGACGTACTTTTCGTCCTGTCAGTTCAGGCGCGCACTCTGCGTGTTGAGTGGCGACGAGCGTGACACGTGCAAGGAGGGGCGGGCAAGTGTGGGCGCCTGTTGCCCCCTTAAAAGGCTGAACATTGCTCTGACGACGCGCGGTGCAAGGAACGGGTCATCTTCGATCAACGGGGAGCGTACACATCGCCATGAAGGTCTCCGTCATAACTACCACCGTCTTTCTTTTCGCATGCATCACGTGCAACTACGGCCAAATTGACATGGAAAAAGGTACCGTGCGCACATTTATACCAAATGATGTTTtatgttgctgctgttgttgtcgttgttcagAGCGTACGAATGCGCCATTCGAAGCTGTCGAATATTTGTTAGTGAATaaaaatctggggttttacgctaCAAAACCACCATGTGGTGATGAACGAAAGAGGTGGTATTGATGGATGGCTCGTTTCTTTAGTGAGACAAAACCTTACGAAACGAATAGACATTGAAGTCAAGGAAGGCGGTgtaggggacattacttgtatgtATGATGAGGCACACCGCATGCAGTGGTGGACTGCGGATttactttgaccacctgggattcttcaagATGCACCTAAACTTAAAAGCACGGATGTTCTCAAATTTCGCCCCATCGACATGCGGCCGCCATGCCGTAATGCGGGGCTAGGAACCGAACCTGCGTCCTCCGCAACATTTTACCTTCTGACTTCCAGGGCGGAGTGCAGTCAAGAATTCGTTTAGGCCCGAATATATCCACGTTGCCATTTTTTGATATAATAGAGAACTTTAAGAACATTGACTGTTACAAATAGTGCGATCAAACCCTGAGCCCGAGTGCTTCGAGCGGCGGACGTTACTTACACGAGAGCTCGAAATGCATAGTCGGGTAATGAACGAATATTCACTAACTACCTTTTTCATTATTTACGTTACGGCACGTATTGCAAATTTACGAACTGTAGCCCGTGAGTTTGACAGGCGTGTACGCTTTGAATGAATTTTGAGGGTGGCACCAGTTCTGAGACCCGCATTCCCAAAATAATGAAGCCTGCAGATAATAGTTCGTATGATTGGAtgcgtctaaaaaaaaaaagaaaaaaaaagaaaacgggtcTCTACATTCCTCTTCCTCCATTGATTACCAAACTGTGGGGCTAACTACATAGGCGTTCCACTTAAATCGTGGTTTAATGCCCGAAATAGCGTTTTGTTAAAAAAGTTAACTTCAAGAACAGTATATATTTTTTGCCGTAGCGTTGACGGCGCACATGCAAAAGCGCACGCCACCCCTTGATTTATTTCCTAGTGTACAATCCGTCAACTGATATATGTAGCCCAAAGCAATTATGTGTTGAATTTTAGTTGTGTAGGCAGTAACGCATTGCGATGTTTCGTGCAAGAGATATCCACTGCTTTGAGCAACCAACTTCAAGGATTAAAATAATGCTGTCGCCTGTGATTTTCAAATATTCTGTactgtatagaaaaaaaaaaacaactcattCTCTTTCTTGCAGGGTTCGCCCTGATGAAGAAAGCCATGTCTTGCTTCGGAAACGTGGATATGACCAAAATAATGCAAATGAAGGGTGGCAACTCGGACATAGGGAAGATGATGAAGGTAGGCATGCGACCTTCATTATGTCCAATAACAATTGACGCCTGTACACAGCTTTCAATAGCGATTAGAGGTCCGAAATGCGTTTTGCAACCTCGAGACCTCTGCTGTTGTATTCATAATTGCAGTTCACACTGAGTAGTTGTAGTTGTTCTCTGCACATGGCCCACACCCAATGCAGTGGATTGACCGAATAGTGGGTGAATTCTTACAATATTTTCTGTATTGCATAATTCGTAGATGCGCTAGTTATTATTCATTGATTTGAAGTGCCAATTAtcagtaatgaaatatttaatgcCCGCAGAATTTAAAACTCAGTGTTTCAGTGACAGtacgtgttttcttcttctttaccagGGGTTCAAGACATGTAAATCGCAATCTATGGATCAAATTGTAAGTACGGGGTTTGTCGTGGTCACAGTTACGGACttggttttttaggggcgaagctccttaaagcggcacccattcgtccctcgtagttgtcgtagtcgtagtgcgtaaccagtcgtaacgctagtaccagatcttgacctccaaggtggtgccggtgggagatttttcctgtgcgttgttgaacaataaaaaattcgcagcgtgcgcgttaactaaaagccgaattcttctgtctctcattccccattagcagtcattggcatgttccagtaggaaacgttagtagaagtagaagtgtaagtgttagctaaaagcagacttcttctgtctctcattcccattagcagccattgtttacctccaaggtagtgcctggtgagatttctcctgtgcgtgattaaacaataaaaaatctcagcatatccacggagtgaatgatgatgagtgggcgaagctgcggaggttcatcggtaaaccgtgaatcttccgtgaattctgcccagtacatcatcaccgacgtgagatcgggcgcttttctactaaaggttcgatgagttatgacgacttgcagctcactttaattttacatgtacgctgtgaattttcattgtttagaaaaccattgctttataaaacatctggcgtctttcgttaagcagctggcgtcttttcgttttgctttagaaacatctggcgttcttttgttttgcttttagaaaacatctggcgtctttcgttggtttatttcatcaatcaacggcgttttgaacaaaattttaggggcgaagctccttaaggcggcacccgttcgtccctcgtagtcgtagtcgtagtagtcgtagtgcgtaaccagtcttacgctttgacctccaaggtggtgccggtgggagatttttcctgtgcgttcttgaacaataaaaaattcgcagcgtgcgcgttaactaaaagccgaattcttctgtctctcattccccattagcagccattggcatgttccagtaggaaacgttagtagaaatagaagtgtaagtgttagctaaaagccgacttcttctgtctctcattcccattagcagccattgtttacctccaaggtagtgcctggtgagatttctcctgtgcgtgattaaacaataaaaattttgttcaaaacgctgttgattgatgaaataaaccaacgaaagacgccagatgttttgtaaaagcaaaacgaaagaacgccagatgtttctaaagcaaaacgaaaagacgccagctgcttaacgaaagacgccagatgttttctaaaggaatggttttctaaacaatgaaaattcacagcgtacatgtaaaattaaagtgagctgcaagtcgtcataactctcatcgaacctttagtataaacgcgcccgatctcacgttggtgatgtactgggcagaattcacggaagattcacggtttaccgatgaacctccgcagcttcgcccactcatcatcattcactccgtggatatgctgtgatttttttctttctctgcgaTAGGAAGGACGTATAGCCAATAAAAGAAAACCAAGCTAGGCGAGAACACCGCAATCTCTATTTTGCGATGACTCTGACGTCACGACAGGGGCGCGCTCGTGCGGCACTGACGACGCTGCACAATCGCGTTTGTCAAGCTCGCATTTCCAGACCTCGCATCTTTTTGCGAACTTGCGAATTCGTACACACTGCGTCAAGCATGCGCTGAACACACGTGAGTTTTAATAGCCTTGAAATTGGGCAAGGCCCGGCTATGTCGCCATAAAGAAATGTGGGAACGATGGATATAAATGTACTTAAAttttccacacacaaaaaaacgcaaTCCGTAACTACGGTGCAATCATACGCATGCTGGTGGTATACCAATGCCACTTTTTGAAAAGTCTAGAGCATATGGGTGCACCGTCACGTTCTTGCTTCTCTtcttgtttaaagggacactaaagagaaacaatgaattggtttagattgataaagtgtactcggagaactcttgtgtagtttatttcaccaccataggtgtaTTATCAgaagagaaaaccaagttcaaagtttaatttttaaatttcgcgccgaactttgtaactcgtgacgtaaaatattttaaagagcatttaacgtattttggcaccactggctcgacgaaatttccacaagctcgttatgtcaagtctctgaccCCTTCAGAGgaaaatgtacttcgatttaaccgattaagaactacgtaggccctagcaggcgccgtcaaaaatacgtgacgtcacggcaaatggtgcgggaattccaaggtggcgtcgccacctgtattttctttttgcgcgttttctcgcttattaagcgtcttctcgcagcaagcgtggtgtttttggtatcgtggaagattactttactaatgcgagaaaaatcgttttgctcttcagtgtccctttaaagcagagTCGCTAAGGCCGAGGTCGGTCATGCGTCGTAGGTagaaaattatcataatcatgaaccgacacgcacaatcttcgtcctcttctgcttcgccaTCAGaggacgtgcgccgatttgtccggcgagggatgcaatcacttgatgggcgagagaaagggaaagagacaaacaaatagaaggaaagagaaaaatggaATTTCTTGGCGCAAAAGAATTTTTTTGCCGAGGCGAGATTCAAGCTCGCGCACCCACGACTCGAatgtgagcgtcctaaccactcggctatccaggcacgcgggCAGAGCAGAGCATACTtttgtacagtatagtacagcaaggtagcgagaaagggaagtgggggttaagaggagtgaaaggaggatgggagaacgtagtacagagagagagagacagagagagagaaacagacagaaagaaagggaagagacaaATAAGAAAGATAGAtggcgagagaccgactacagagagagagagagagagacagatagagaaacaaagacacagaaagaaagggaagaaagagagaaaaagacacaaaaacagagaaagaaatcgaCAGAGGGAGAAATAGTTATGAAGTAAGAGATAAatggagaaaaagatagaaggcaggAGGCCGactagagagagatagagacaaatatagagaaaaagataacatatGGAAGAAATAGTTAAAAAGATAAGAGGCGAGAGGCCGGCTAcacacagatagagagagagagagtaacaaaggaatagaaaggaagagaaaaagtcAAAAGAATgggtagaaagagaaaaagatagaaaaagaagtagacattacatatatatatatatgtatgtatatatatgacgcagcatacacaaaaaaaaaacaaagagagagagcatagccatgtattgtacagtatagcaagtatTGTTTGCAGTGTGGCGCAGAAAAACTATCATCTTACACGCGCTGTCTTCGTTATCTTCTTCATCTtaatcctcttcttcctcttctgcttctggTCCACTAGTTCTTCCgtggcccagccttgcgcgactaagTGCAAGCcacgctaattttttttttcagagcagtaATTGCAGGGCGAGGAGGTATAGACGGCTTGAGAAGGAAAAGTTCTGTTTAACTACGAGTGCAAGAATTGATCATTTTGGCAGCGAGCATCGTCATGGCTCCTGCGGTTATCGGTAGGGCATCTTGGATACGCCCGTCGTCCTATTACccgttatgtatgttcgcgcgtgtttATATGCGTGCGTGCACGTATACGCCTACAAAATgtaaaattttcggggggggggggtggtttcaAGCCCCCAAGTAGCCCTCCTTGCTACGCCACTGGACAACACCGTCTTCCATATCGATCGAGACTTTTCAGACTGCGCTAAGTTCGAGATCATTTCACGCTTTAGGTCGGGAAGCGATAGTTCCAAAGTGGCCGCAGCCCGCATATACTGCTCTCGCGTAAGAAAATACGAATGACCTAAATCTATCGGAATCAGAGAAACGAAACGGCTTTTATGGCCTTTCGTTCGAAGCGATGCTCGTTTGACATTGCACTTTCAGCTGTATTGTATGTTATCAGATAATTCGTTTCGCATGCGGTTCTAGCGCTTGACTTGCTTACGTTCGTTAGCtttttggaattttttttctgttcgcgtGTTTAATTGTGTGCGGCTAAGCTCTTTATCTCCACAACCATTGcaaccttgcaaaaaaaaaaaaagaaatgaaagaaagaaaaggaaaacagaaacaGTGGTTCCATGCATGCTTCGGGAAACAATATACAGTGTTGTCTTTAGTCCGCAGCGTATGACGACAGACGCAGTGGTGGAGGAGAGAGAGATCGGTGCAGTTCGAGTAGAATGACGTATAACTGAACGACAAAGGCTGGAGAATGTctacaaataagaaaaaattgtaGTGCAATTTCATTTGAAAATATCAAACGGGATGGGATCTACTCGGTGAATTTTCAGTAGTGAAATTTGCCGGTGACCGCTTAAAAATTCAACAGATCCTTGCTGTATACGCTCTATATCATTACCACGTGTTACCACTATCCGCCACTAGAAGTCTCGGTGTAATTGATAACGAGTGCGTTGTCACTTGTTGCTGCTTAATCTCGTCAAAGATCCTCATACGCGTTTCATATCCTCTTTTCCCTGAACAAGGTGGAGTGCCTGGGACGTGAAGCGGTGAGTGCACACGCTAAATAAAGCCGTGACAATTAATGTATCAGTTATTAGCAGTCATGTTTTGCAGTAGATTTAAGGTTAAAGAGCTATATGTTTCGTACAAAAATTGCCACAGGGAAGTTAAGCGTTAAGTCATGAGGCTGCTGCACGCATGGCTATCATGACAGTAATATTTAGGTTCAAGCATGAAGTGATGGTTAGAAATGAGGTAAGGCCTGAAATGATGAAAGATGCGCAGGAGTTAAATTGGGTTAGAGCTGTCAGTAAGAATTTGCCTAAACTTTACCCTTCTGGATTCCCATGGCTTTGTGACTTTGCAAATGGACCATGCACAACCCAAATAAGCATTGCGTTATAGTAGTTAGTAAAATTCGCGATAGCTAAAAGCACGTGCGCAGGGCCTAAATTTGCTGCCTTCCACACTTTTAAAGTAAAGAATACTTCACAATTTCGATCAACAAAGGGCCTCTTAAATAAGATCATATGACGGCATCACAAGCACCCTGCGTTCTGTGGTCATCCATGCAGTGAATTTACGAAATCAAGCTCACTGTCGCATGTGAAACGAACACACTTGGTCTGCGGGCCAGATGACTGCTCTTGAATTCATGGACGGTGAAAATGAAAGGGTGTGACGTTTCGAAAGAGTGCGACAATTAGCACATACGGCTTCGCTGTCTTTGACGTGTAATTTGTGAAATTGACACACAGTCATCATATGTAAATAACGCAGACTACTGCACTTCGTAGAATTGCAGCAAAATGTATATTAACCAGACGGGCAGGTTCTTGCGAGTAGTGGAGAGAGCACCTACAACCTGCCTTATCCACTAATAGAtttgcacattaaaacttgttacttCTTTTTTGCAGGGCCTTAATTCGACGGTCATTGTAAGTAATCAACGTGTTTCTTGAGTATACCTTCGGAAATTTGCGTTACTGAAATGCGCCGTAATGACAGCAGGTAGATTGGAACAACCATTGCGGATAAACAGATATGCCATGTGCATAAGGATTGAAAGATCTGCTAAACTGACGTAGACAGAAAACATAACTAAAACAAGATTGACGCTTAAAGCTATTAAAAAATGCTTAaaaagtgaagaaagaaagtTAGTGGCGCAACCGTGCTCAAAATGTTCCCGAATTTTTGAAAACGGGAAATAACGAAACCTCTTGTTTTCATAATATCATACCGTTCGCACGCGAAGGGAGACAATGAATAGCTAAGGAGATGTTCAAACGCCTGTATGTGGATATTTACAGGTTATCCTTTTGCACCGTGTAATCCTTATTAGAGGATTTTATGACGTGTAAGCACGAACAGATAATGGTCGCACATTCTGTGATGTCTTCATGTTCCAAAACAGTAATCATCATTTATAGCGCGTGCCTTGCCTAGGTTTAACCCCAAGAGCCCGGTACTTACTGGGAGCGTGCCGTTAACGACTGGCCCGCTTATTCGTTCTTTAACCAACGCTTCATCTTCTCAATAAACTCTTCAGCTTTAGTGGAAATTGATGTTGTTACTGAGCTATACCCGTGATCactttccttgttttctttttacttgcAAGTCActgatttttttccctttgtaACCAGTGTGTGGACTTTCAATAAGCTCACTGCGTTATCGCCAGTCTTACCAGCGTAATTGTTGTTATTTGTAGTTTTACCCATACCTCCAGCTACTGAATGGCATTTAAACATTGTCTCAGCGTACTGCGTTAGATGGGTGATTTCATTATATCATTTCGTATGAACCATCCCTGTTATGCTTTCTTGTGAGATCGGCTGTATTGTAGAGCAGTGTTCATAACGAAAAAACGTACGAACAAaaattcaaagaaagaaaaaccaaggaaagaaagaaagaaaaaaagaaagaaagaaagacatatacAGGCACACGAACAGCGAATAAATTGAACTGTAGGTAGTACAATGTTCAAAGCATTTGTGTAATTCTCATTTGTCGTTCCATCCCCACAGAGTTGCCTGAATGGAGTGATGAGAAGTGCCTCAGCGCAGTAGCACTTGCCGCAGGAGCCATGAGATTTCAAGCGGTACACGGGTTTTGAATTTTTAACCGGGAATAAACACGCCTCTGTCCAATCGAGATAGATAGAGATACTTTATCAGGAGAAGACGGAGAAGTCGGCCTGAGCTCTGGTCTACTACTGTACACACGGcataaaggaaaagaaaaaaaaaagagcgatgaAGTGTGGTGATTGGGGCAGGAacaagcagtgttggcggtaacgcgttacaactaacggcgttaccggtaacacgttacttttttcagtaactaagtaacgtactcgttactatttcggaactgtaacgagtaacgtactttcgttaccatttttcggtaacgtgaggtgtcacgttactggTTACTCTCCATTCCAATTATactcgcagtcttacacaaaattcattcttcttgtaggagcgcctttctcagagctcgccccgacgtaaTTTTGCCGCTgcggcggactgctgtcggcccgccaagcatTAACAAAGCGACACCACACGGGGTCCTTCTTCGCGCGTAGGAAATCGaaatggggagcaaattgccgaaatTTCTTAAGTGGACTTGCTATAGCTTCGGCTATCTTGCtttcgaggttcaagttgtcgttgattgtcgatgaagcgaagtgtaATGCGGTCCTTTTAACCGTCGAAAGAGagctgtcgagatctgctcggcTTGCAGACGCTCCAGCACAATGGATGATGACTTCTTCGCAAAGgccttctgaacgtaatcgccaattgaagatgagcgactgtctaGTCTACCTTTGGCGCAACGTGACATCcccatgagcgggctcaaggaaaagtctccgcgcgttcaccagctcttcctgaaagtgaatacaggagtaccatatagtgcgTCCGCCGAGCTCGTATTTAGCGTAGGTgtggacgtattcgctaataagcgaGTCAAGCCGTGCGATTAAAGCTTTGAAAGgcagctgttgcttatattcagcgatttgtagttacattaggaaactGTTTGTGTactactctagcactgtttatcaacttcgtattcaaaattagttttgcttcttgtaACTGCGTCTACGTTACTGGTTATTGAACCACTGAGCAAGccaggctgaccttgaacacgtTCACGTAGGTAGTAGCAAAATTAGCGGCAAGTATACGAGTcacattgaagaaaaaaaaaactatgtgcGCTAATGCTTTTCtccagatttatgccatttaagcattcctttattgctacaaaatttaCGCGTTGGTTTTGGTAGCAGAAGCACACCGTcttaattactgcaagtttgttcagtgataTTTTCATTTCGTAGAACATTGATGATGAAATCGATTACGTTGTGTTTAATGACCCATGCCTGAAAACAGCTACCccgtgtgccacagagttagaaaccgtcacatgtaactatacaagcaactttaggccactatatAGTCTACTACGAAGATGCGGCACATTTGTGCATATTATACTTGTTTAATCAGTATTTGCGGCTAAATTTTTGTTTCGGCGACAACTTTAACCTGACATATAAATATAAGTTTTATAATGTAGCTTCTGTAGGTTCTAGAGGCGAAGACACACTGTTTAAGATTCCTGACTGGAGTAACGGCGGAAGTAATGTCCgttactttttacagcgaaagctgttatgagatcacaacaagggccgtttttggcgccgtagttttccgccgccgccgccgccggtatgcgtaaccactgtcgctcgaaatgaaaaagaaaaaacgaaataagaaagaaaattccaggatggaacgatctgcgtgggagcccagtattcaacctcggagccatgccggtgcttgaaactgctttccaaaatgaccctatacaggcttcatgtcgggaaggaaccacattaacatatgtaatgcagcgtggtagaagagtaaaataacaaccaagtgtcacacaacgctaaGGAGGTGTTCACTCCTGCATGCTGTGCTAAGTCCCATAATGCGCACCGAAAAAGTTTCTGTAACTAATTCTGTGTGCACACCCGTGCCCGACTACTCGATTGCTGGAAAACGCAGTGCATTATCTACGGAGGTGATTCTAAAAGAGTCATCTTACTAGGCCTAAGTAACCGCTGCGAAAGAGTTGGTGGATAGCGATACGAAAAGCGCGCAGGCTTTTTTTCCGCTTACGACCGTTTATTTGCACATAAGAAAGCGTTAACGCAACGATAACGACAAGAAAAAGAGCTAATACAAGGTGCGCACAGTATTTCAGAACACGAATATAAACTTTACTAAATCGTCGCCGCGACAACTGCGGCGTCTGCATGCGGCCTCCTGTTCCGCACGGCTGGTCATGTGCTTCGCTTAGAGCCGGCTGCCCCAAACGGCGCTATCTCATACCGGCGCAGCTGCGGAGAAGCCTCGTTAAACTGTTAACATTGTTcgtataaaataataaaatagcgGAAGGCGTTCGTCGCAGCAGGACATCATCTTGGGTGGTTCCTCGTCAGGCGACCCCCTGGTGCCACACGTGGACGGCCACCAAGGCTGCGGCGAGCGTAGAATCGACCGCTACGGCGACTGGCCCGGCAGCCGACTCACGGGCTTTTGCAGGGGTCGCCAAGAGCGACGGCTGACGCGTCGTCGTAGTCTTGTCGCGGCCCGGCTTATCACCCTGCAGCATACAGAGTCCCGTGGTGGGGTCGCACATCGTGTCCTCGGGACAGAGGCTACAGGGCTCCCCGGCCTGGTAGAGCGGCTGGCCGATCTCGCCGCTCTGGGGCCCGTAGTTGCAGACGTAGATGAACACCTTGCTCTCGGGCTTGAAGGCCGGCACCTCGTTGCTCGTGTAGCTGCAACCGATAGCGTAGGTACGCGCCCAGGCCATTTGGTTGAAGGCTTCCGCGCCAAACACGGCACTGTGGGCCTCCGCCTGGTCTGCCGTGAACAAGGTGTTCTGCTTGAACCAGTCTCGCACCACGTGTTCCCAGTTGACGGAGAGCCTGTCCTCCTTGCTGCGCTGGTTCAGCACGTTCTGGCCCACCAGAGGGAAGTCGGCCGTCCACCGCTGCTC harbors:
- the LOC119390129 gene encoding cysteine-rich venom protein, coding for MASPSSSQSIGSLHAFSCLRKPGARAAESSAMERAAPTLLCICFTLIVAVRTKKPCPSPYNATHTMCMPPYQSCTTLYSDTPASFVTILWVHNHYRSHLALGQLANFPSAANMLQLRWDDDLAAVAEARARRCIGPEGVLFTDTNEQRWTADFPLVGQNVLNQRSKEDRLSVNWEHVVRDWFKQNTLFTADQAEAHSAVFGAEAFNQMAWARTYAIGCSYTSNEVPAFKPESKVFIYVCNYGPQSGEIGQPLYQAGEPCSLCPEDTMCDPTTGLCMLQGDKPGRDKTTTTRQPSLLATPAKARESAAGPVAVAVDSTLAAALVAVHVWHQGVA
- the LOC119390130 gene encoding uncharacterized protein LOC119390130 — encoded protein: MKVSVITTTVFLFACITCNYGQIDMEKGFALMKKAMSCFGNVDMTKIMQMKGGNSDIGKMMKGFKTCKSQSMDQIVECLGREAGLNSTVISCLNGVMRSASAQ